A window of the Cystobacter fuscus genome harbors these coding sequences:
- a CDS encoding DUF2381 family protein → MRPGAWLLLSILSSPPASAWDEAGGAVLQRRTLVHPSSPERVPPLELHVAAGVATLVSFAGCSRPEVLEFGQGHPSLRLIDMSGGALILSPSADLAPGERVPLVVRLAPDAEPLRFVLVTRRDAVDVRVQVVRATSGSEEEGVDGVARSLLDAPGAQATLELPQRVAEIDARNSQGRVDSVLWMGRRFFATVSVRGGNKGAALWPLVQVRMRAMLPDGEVWEGPVRLVSGVAGSTRQRHIATGLLPGGASGVELALDEANTAGVFQPLSRKDPSTHP, encoded by the coding sequence GTGCGCCCTGGGGCATGGCTTCTCCTCTCGATCTTGTCCTCCCCTCCTGCCTCCGCCTGGGACGAAGCGGGAGGGGCCGTGCTCCAGCGGCGCACGCTTGTGCATCCCTCGAGTCCCGAGCGGGTGCCGCCCCTGGAGCTGCACGTGGCGGCGGGGGTGGCCACGCTCGTGTCGTTCGCAGGGTGCTCGCGGCCCGAGGTCCTGGAGTTCGGACAGGGTCATCCTTCCCTACGTTTGATCGACATGAGCGGGGGCGCGTTGATCCTCTCTCCTTCCGCGGATCTCGCTCCGGGTGAGCGGGTTCCTCTCGTCGTGAGGCTTGCGCCCGATGCCGAGCCGCTGCGTTTCGTGCTGGTGACGCGGCGCGACGCGGTGGATGTGCGGGTACAGGTGGTGCGGGCTACGTCTGGTTCCGAGGAGGAGGGGGTGGACGGTGTGGCCCGGAGCCTGCTCGACGCGCCTGGGGCCCAGGCCACGCTCGAACTGCCCCAACGGGTGGCGGAGATCGATGCCCGGAATTCCCAGGGACGGGTCGACTCCGTGCTGTGGATGGGACGGCGCTTCTTCGCCACGGTGTCGGTTCGTGGCGGCAACAAGGGCGCCGCGCTCTGGCCCCTGGTCCAGGTCAGGATGCGGGCGATGCTCCCGGACGGAGAGGTATGGGAGGGGCCCGTGCGTCTGGTCTCGGGTGTGGCGGGTTCGACCCGTCAGCGGCACATCGCGACGGGCCTGCTGCCAGGGGGCGCCTCGGGAGTGGAACTGGCGCTGGATGAAGCCAACACCGCAGGGGTCTTTCAACCACTGTCCCGGAAGGATCCGAGCACGCATCCATGA
- a CDS encoding serine/threonine protein kinase, which translates to MSPPRHPHELRAGDFVRDFRIVRRLGVGGFAFVFLVERGGLQFSMKMAARPLSAEDPDQVDAWMRREVASMDQLVGHPLVLPVFEWSRWPDARTGYAYFLTAYVPGDTFHVWRWRRRASLHESVGVLSTLARTLEVLHWRGMCHRDLKADNVLVREADGEPLLIDFGSAHLPGARILTEGVAPGTLYCQPPEVISFLFSDARLPGTRMRALPSADLYAFGVLLYETLTQCRPFNSRLPLSRLLIAIASTPVPDPRRFDPSIPEPLAALTMSLLEKEPAKRPPNAEAVRLVLERLREEGADSGVWRAPSKRPSECAWGRELPEEMELLNEAGEGLPAALEAWRPREGRRLTGVRPGRLAALALVLGVLGIGWMCLRVAHPPGWEEGVRTEPTAPVPPVPFEKGTQPVPSSLGPESSPDSTPVPLRSRRCALLTGLLGVSAAQLAGCATVPRQPDPQGYLSRCPPEARATPVKLGIKPDEQPSFLTPTSGTPASDERIEDGGPLNIKPGPVSADMLVEIGGNELYVTIFGVAEMSPNRVHMRFDRLRMPEGVEYPICGVAVDDMHQYGLATWQKFAVPGAGVDPSRVDTTGGGVVLNYPRFETVLQGPEGYEVPRIRLAPPDWR; encoded by the coding sequence ATGAGTCCACCCCGGCATCCCCATGAGCTGCGTGCGGGCGACTTCGTGCGCGACTTCCGCATCGTGCGCCGGTTGGGGGTGGGGGGCTTCGCCTTCGTCTTCCTGGTGGAGCGCGGAGGACTCCAGTTCTCCATGAAGATGGCCGCCCGGCCGCTGTCCGCCGAGGACCCGGATCAGGTGGATGCCTGGATGCGCCGCGAGGTGGCCTCGATGGACCAACTGGTGGGTCATCCCCTGGTGTTGCCAGTCTTCGAGTGGAGCCGGTGGCCGGATGCGCGGACGGGTTACGCGTACTTCCTCACGGCGTACGTTCCGGGAGACACCTTTCATGTCTGGCGCTGGCGTCGGCGCGCCTCGCTCCATGAGTCCGTGGGCGTGTTGAGCACGCTCGCGCGGACGCTCGAGGTGCTGCACTGGCGAGGTATGTGCCACCGGGATCTCAAGGCGGACAACGTCCTGGTGCGCGAGGCGGATGGAGAGCCCCTCCTCATCGACTTCGGCTCGGCGCACCTGCCGGGGGCACGGATCCTGACGGAGGGGGTGGCGCCCGGGACGCTCTACTGCCAGCCACCCGAGGTCATCTCCTTCCTGTTCTCCGACGCGCGGCTGCCCGGCACCCGCATGCGGGCCCTGCCCTCGGCGGACCTGTATGCCTTTGGCGTGCTGCTCTACGAGACCCTCACGCAGTGCCGTCCCTTCAACAGCCGGTTGCCGTTGTCGCGATTACTCATCGCCATCGCCTCCACGCCCGTGCCGGATCCCCGGCGGTTCGATCCCTCGATTCCCGAGCCCCTGGCCGCGCTGACGATGTCCCTGCTGGAAAAGGAGCCCGCGAAGCGCCCTCCGAACGCCGAGGCGGTCCGGTTGGTGTTGGAACGGCTTCGGGAGGAGGGCGCGGACTCCGGGGTCTGGAGGGCTCCGTCGAAGCGGCCATCCGAGTGCGCGTGGGGACGGGAACTTCCCGAGGAGATGGAGCTGCTGAACGAGGCAGGGGAGGGACTCCCTGCCGCTCTGGAGGCGTGGCGGCCTCGTGAGGGACGGCGGCTGACGGGGGTGAGGCCGGGACGCCTCGCCGCCCTGGCCTTGGTGCTTGGAGTGCTCGGGATAGGGTGGATGTGCCTCCGCGTGGCGCATCCTCCTGGCTGGGAGGAGGGCGTTCGCACGGAGCCCACCGCACCGGTTCCTCCGGTGCCGTTCGAGAAAGGAACGCAGCCCGTGCCCTCCTCCCTTGGTCCCGAATCCTCCCCCGACAGCACTCCAGTGCCTCTTCGCTCGCGCCGGTGCGCGTTGCTCACGGGCTTGCTGGGGGTGTCCGCCGCGCAGCTCGCCGGATGCGCCACCGTGCCCCGGCAGCCCGACCCCCAGGGCTATCTCTCCCGGTGTCCTCCCGAGGCTCGCGCCACGCCGGTGAAGCTGGGCATCAAACCCGACGAGCAGCCCTCCTTCCTGACGCCGACGTCGGGGACTCCGGCCTCGGACGAGCGCATCGAGGATGGGGGGCCGCTCAACATCAAGCCGGGCCCTGTCTCCGCCGACATGCTCGTGGAGATCGGGGGGAATGAGTTGTACGTGACGATCTTCGGCGTGGCGGAGATGAGCCCCAACCGCGTCCACATGCGGTTCGACCGCCTCCGCATGCCCGAGGGCGTTGAGTATCCCATCTGTGGGGTGGCCGTGGACGACATGCACCAGTACGGCCTCGCGACCTGGCAGAAGTTCGCCGTTCCGGGGGCGGGTGTGGATCCATCCCGGGTGGACACGACGGGGGGCGGCGTGGTGCTCAACTACCCGCGCTTCGAGACGGTGTTGCAGGGGCCCGAGGGCTATGAGGTGCCCCGCATCCGTCTGGCTCCACCGGACTGGCGCTGA
- a CDS encoding SDR family oxidoreductase yields the protein MTNQRIFITGGASGLGRSIALRYARAGWRVCIGDVNPTRGAEVLRELQALAPAALYMPCDVTRAEDLRAVAERLTADWGGVDVVVNNAGVAAPGAIEDVPLEDWQRVLDINVMGVVRGCYVFTPLFKRQGQGHFVNVASMAGLLDVPRAACYNASKAAVVSLSETLQNEFVGTRLGVTLVCPSFFKTNLAESLRNVDAATRAAVNRVLERSTVSAEDIAEQIFQAVRQRTFYVLPHVQGRQAWLMKRLLPRPLYMRLISAQLRRMRGSDSRKTA from the coding sequence ATGACGAACCAACGCATCTTCATCACCGGTGGTGCCAGTGGCCTCGGTCGGTCCATCGCGCTGCGCTATGCGCGGGCGGGCTGGCGTGTGTGCATTGGCGACGTGAACCCCACGCGCGGCGCGGAGGTGCTGCGCGAGCTCCAGGCGCTCGCGCCCGCGGCGCTCTATATGCCCTGTGACGTGACGCGCGCGGAGGACCTGCGAGCGGTGGCCGAGCGGCTCACGGCCGACTGGGGCGGAGTGGACGTGGTGGTGAACAACGCGGGCGTCGCCGCGCCGGGCGCCATCGAGGACGTGCCCCTCGAGGACTGGCAGCGGGTGCTGGACATCAACGTGATGGGCGTGGTGCGCGGCTGCTACGTGTTCACGCCCTTGTTCAAGCGCCAGGGCCAGGGCCATTTCGTCAACGTGGCCTCCATGGCGGGCCTGCTCGATGTGCCCCGGGCGGCTTGCTACAACGCCTCCAAGGCGGCCGTGGTCTCGCTGTCCGAGACGTTGCAGAACGAGTTCGTCGGCACGCGCCTGGGCGTGACGCTCGTGTGTCCCTCCTTCTTCAAGACGAACCTCGCCGAGTCGCTGCGCAATGTCGATGCCGCCACGCGCGCGGCGGTGAACCGGGTGCTCGAGCGCTCGACGGTGTCCGCGGAGGACATCGCGGAGCAGATCTTCCAGGCGGTGCGCCAGCGCACGTTCTACGTCCTGCCGCACGTGCAGGGCCGTCAGGCGTGGCTCATGAAGCGCCTGCTGCCGCGTCCGCTGTACATGCGGCTGATCAGCGCGCAGCTGCGCCGGATGCGCGGGTCCGACTCTCGCAAGACCGCCTGA
- a CDS encoding DUF3396 domain-containing protein yields the protein MSEHCPTIRIYAQDGSILIRDGLSICFYMRRHHREVAQGVMRSLETYLQTFGPEALGWYVDDEGDPQELDEAGWAHLRSRMQGSSPLITLSDNPREAGPYQFEYFGKDLEALFFINNPHAVCALEFWLPTEFLEERGPSRVRELALELAAPLPFNSGHVSLSLNALHQLAGVSDELRQLRLRYPGMDVHALEHLGWHIGTRIRGPHWLTFLGQPVLGELGGVPGLRSRLVSPDISVQPLDAERALVTLGEWPEAGDTTRGHTLPLHRELARVLAPWLYHEPPLRDPVASEDTLRWERRFLD from the coding sequence ATGAGCGAGCACTGTCCGACCATCCGCATCTACGCACAAGATGGCAGTATCCTCATACGAGACGGATTGAGCATCTGCTTCTACATGCGCCGCCATCACCGCGAGGTGGCACAAGGCGTCATGCGCTCCCTGGAGACGTATTTACAAACCTTTGGGCCAGAAGCACTCGGCTGGTATGTGGATGACGAAGGGGACCCGCAGGAGTTGGATGAGGCGGGCTGGGCACACCTCCGCAGCCGGATGCAGGGGAGCAGCCCCCTCATCACGTTGTCAGACAACCCCCGCGAAGCTGGTCCCTATCAATTCGAATATTTCGGCAAGGACCTCGAAGCTCTATTCTTCATCAACAACCCCCATGCGGTCTGTGCGTTGGAGTTCTGGCTGCCCACCGAGTTCCTGGAGGAACGAGGGCCCTCGCGCGTGCGCGAACTGGCCTTGGAGCTGGCCGCTCCCCTCCCCTTCAACTCGGGCCATGTCAGCCTCTCCCTCAATGCCCTTCACCAACTCGCCGGCGTCTCCGATGAACTCCGCCAGTTGCGCCTGCGCTACCCGGGCATGGACGTCCATGCACTGGAACATCTCGGTTGGCACATCGGCACACGGATACGAGGCCCCCACTGGCTGACCTTCCTGGGACAGCCCGTCCTCGGAGAGCTGGGAGGAGTCCCGGGGCTGCGCTCCCGCCTCGTCTCCCCCGACATCTCCGTGCAACCCCTGGACGCCGAGCGCGCCCTCGTCACGCTCGGCGAGTGGCCCGAGGCAGGTGACACCACCCGGGGACACACCCTGCCCCTGCACCGTGAGCTGGCCCGCGTGTTGGCGCCCTGGCTCTACCACGAGCCTCCCCTCCGCGACCCCGTGGCCTCCGAGGACACCCTCCGCTGGGAACGCCGCTTCCTCGACTGA
- a CDS encoding DUF3396 domain-containing protein, producing the protein MSEHCPTIRICALDGSILIRDGLSICFYMRRHHHEVAQGVMRSLETYLRVLGPEALGWYADSEGDWQELDEAGWAHIRSRMQGRSPIIILKDDPAGASPYRFEYFGKDLEAPFFINNPHAVCALEFWLPTEFLEERGPARVRELALELATSLPFNSGHVSLSLNALHQLAGVSDELRQLRLRYPGMDVHALEHLGWHIGTRIRGPHWLTFLGQPVLGELGGVPGLRSRLVSPDISVQPLDAERALVTLGEWPEAGDTTRGLPLPLHRELARVLAPWLYHEPPLRDPVASEDTLRWERRFLD; encoded by the coding sequence ATGAGCGAGCACTGTCCGACCATCCGCATCTGCGCACTAGATGGCAGTATCCTCATACGAGACGGATTGAGCATCTGCTTCTACATGCGCCGCCATCACCACGAGGTGGCACAAGGCGTCATGCGCTCCCTGGAGACATACCTGCGGGTCCTGGGCCCGGAAGCGCTCGGCTGGTACGCGGATAGCGAAGGAGACTGGCAGGAGCTGGATGAGGCGGGCTGGGCACACATTCGGAGCCGGATGCAGGGGCGCAGCCCCATTATCATATTGAAAGATGATCCGGCAGGCGCCAGTCCCTATCGGTTCGAATATTTCGGTAAGGACCTCGAAGCCCCGTTCTTCATCAACAACCCCCATGCGGTCTGTGCGTTGGAGTTCTGGCTGCCCACCGAGTTCCTGGAGGAACGAGGGCCCGCGCGCGTGCGTGAACTGGCCTTGGAGCTGGCCACTTCCCTCCCCTTCAACTCCGGCCATGTCAGCCTCTCCCTCAACGCCCTTCACCAACTCGCCGGCGTCTCCGATGAACTCCGCCAGTTGCGCCTGCGCTACCCGGGCATGGACGTCCATGCACTGGAACATCTCGGTTGGCACATCGGCACACGGATACGAGGCCCCCACTGGCTGACCTTCCTGGGACAGCCCGTCCTCGGAGAGCTGGGGGGAGTCCCGGGGCTGCGCTCCCGCCTCGTCTCCCCGGACATCTCCGTGCAACCCCTGGACGCCGAGCGCGCCCTCGTCACCCTCGGCGAGTGGCCCGAGGCAGGTGACACCACCCGGGGACTCCCCCTGCCCCTGCACCGCGAGCTGGCCCGCGTGTTGGCGCCCTGGCTCTACCACGAGCCTCCCCTCCGCGACCCCGTGGCCTCCGAGGACACCCTCCGCTGGGAACGCCGCTTCCTCGACTGA
- a CDS encoding 2TM domain-containing protein — translation MADTRQQPPRFTQDEAAEIVREATSRMLEGRHEHPSTGSRQLTREDLLSLAHELGVSEDAVDQVLADRAKRRKHQSRRRGALIGLAAHGMSYGIVMSGLALVDVMSGPGWWFQWPAVAWGMGLAFHVMGLVLGALKRAGTE, via the coding sequence ATGGCTGACACCCGGCAACAACCGCCACGCTTTACCCAGGATGAGGCCGCGGAGATCGTTCGCGAGGCCACCTCGCGCATGCTCGAGGGTCGGCACGAGCACCCCTCCACCGGGTCGCGCCAGCTCACGCGCGAGGATCTCCTCTCCCTGGCGCACGAGCTGGGCGTGAGCGAGGACGCCGTGGATCAGGTGCTCGCCGACCGGGCGAAGAGGCGCAAGCACCAGTCTCGCCGCCGGGGCGCGTTGATCGGCCTGGCGGCCCACGGCATGAGCTACGGCATCGTCATGAGCGGACTCGCCCTCGTGGACGTGATGAGCGGCCCGGGTTGGTGGTTCCAATGGCCCGCGGTGGCCTGGGGCATGGGACTCGCCTTCCATGTCATGGGCCTGGTCCTCGGTGCCCTGAAGCGGGCTGGCACCGAGTAG
- the map gene encoding type I methionyl aminopeptidase: protein MTDVSTERVPPAVLPKPNDTCWCGSGTKYKKCHRGADAVEARKRGPEARSQGIRPGVVSPMRSVPPHIPRPDYAATGRPSRSGFISDVQSPDVIARMRRAGKAAAEVMNATAAHLRPGITTDEIDAIAHEEYLRRGGYPSPLNYHGFPKSLCTSVNEVICHGIPDSRPLEDGDIINLDITIFLDGVHGDCSATYLIGNVDAESRRLVEVTKECLMLGIQAVKPGQPINDIGRAIEAHATKNHMGVVRAYCGHGIGERFHSSLQIPHHFDPEAKTIMRPGMTFTVEPMITLGHWHHRQWDDGWTAVTADGSRTAQFEHTLVVTDQGAEILTVA from the coding sequence ATGACCGACGTTTCCACTGAACGTGTTCCCCCCGCCGTGCTTCCCAAGCCCAACGACACCTGTTGGTGTGGGAGTGGCACCAAGTACAAGAAGTGCCATCGGGGCGCGGACGCTGTGGAGGCTCGCAAGCGAGGGCCCGAGGCTCGCTCGCAGGGCATCCGGCCTGGCGTCGTCAGCCCCATGCGCTCCGTTCCGCCGCACATCCCCCGGCCCGACTACGCGGCCACCGGGCGCCCCTCCCGTAGCGGCTTCATCTCCGACGTGCAGAGCCCCGACGTCATCGCCCGCATGCGCCGTGCCGGCAAGGCCGCCGCCGAGGTGATGAACGCGACGGCCGCCCACCTGCGCCCCGGCATCACCACGGACGAGATCGACGCCATCGCGCACGAGGAGTACCTCCGCCGCGGCGGCTATCCCAGCCCCCTCAACTACCACGGCTTCCCCAAGTCGCTGTGCACCTCGGTCAACGAGGTCATCTGCCACGGCATCCCCGACAGCCGGCCGCTCGAGGACGGTGACATCATCAACCTCGACATCACCATCTTCCTGGATGGGGTGCACGGGGACTGCTCGGCCACCTACCTCATCGGCAACGTGGACGCCGAGAGCCGGCGCCTGGTGGAGGTGACGAAGGAGTGTCTGATGCTCGGCATCCAGGCGGTGAAGCCGGGCCAGCCCATCAACGACATCGGCCGGGCCATCGAGGCGCACGCGACCAAGAATCACATGGGCGTGGTACGCGCCTACTGCGGCCACGGCATCGGCGAGCGCTTCCACAGCTCGCTCCAGATTCCGCACCACTTCGACCCCGAGGCCAAGACGATCATGCGCCCGGGCATGACGTTCACCGTCGAGCCGATGATCACCCTCGGCCACTGGCACCACCGGCAGTGGGACGATGGGTGGACCGCCGTCACCGCCGACGGCAGCCGCACCGCCCAGTTCGAGCACACCCTGGTGGTGACGGATCAGGGCGCGGAGATCCTCACCGTCGCCTGA
- a CDS encoding MBL fold metallo-hydrolase, which produces MTASPRFREGIFHNTAEVGRGLKPGTTLPTLGEFFTGGQERKPPGLLPTENPLATWARPVDTGLRATWLGHSTVLLEVDGLRVLTDPVWGERASPFALLGPRRFQPMPVTIAQLPPLDAVIISHDHYDHLDHPSVLELARLEVPFYTSLGVGAHLEAWGVPPERITELDWWESARLPRGELRITAAPSQHFSGRGMGDGNRTLWSSFVVESPRHKVFFSGDTGLTPEYAEIRQRLGPFDLVMLEVGAFHEAWGGIHLGPANALEALELLGGGTLLPVHWGTFNLALHAWDEPAETLLRLGTERGARLVMPRAGAPVEPSRVEGVEPWWRAVGSGAPEPLEPLEAQATVRISAP; this is translated from the coding sequence ATGACCGCGTCCCCCCGCTTCCGCGAGGGGATCTTCCACAACACGGCCGAGGTGGGCCGGGGCCTCAAGCCCGGCACCACGCTGCCCACACTCGGCGAGTTCTTCACCGGTGGCCAGGAGCGCAAGCCCCCCGGACTGCTGCCCACGGAGAACCCGCTGGCGACCTGGGCCCGGCCGGTGGACACGGGCCTGCGGGCGACGTGGCTCGGCCACTCCACGGTGCTGCTGGAGGTGGATGGACTGCGTGTGCTCACGGATCCCGTCTGGGGCGAGCGCGCCTCCCCCTTCGCCCTGCTCGGCCCCCGGCGCTTCCAGCCCATGCCGGTGACCATCGCCCAACTGCCTCCGCTGGACGCGGTGATCATCTCGCACGACCACTACGATCACCTGGATCATCCCAGCGTGCTGGAGCTGGCGCGCCTGGAGGTGCCCTTCTACACGTCGCTCGGAGTGGGCGCGCACCTGGAGGCGTGGGGAGTGCCGCCCGAGCGCATCACCGAGCTGGACTGGTGGGAGTCCGCGCGGCTGCCGCGCGGCGAGCTGCGCATCACCGCCGCGCCCTCGCAACACTTCTCGGGGCGGGGGATGGGCGACGGCAACCGCACGCTCTGGTCCTCGTTCGTGGTGGAGAGCCCGCGGCACAAGGTGTTCTTCAGCGGTGACACGGGACTGACGCCCGAGTACGCGGAGATCCGCCAGCGGCTCGGGCCGTTCGACCTGGTGATGCTGGAGGTGGGCGCGTTCCACGAAGCCTGGGGAGGCATCCACCTGGGGCCGGCCAACGCGCTCGAGGCGCTGGAGCTGCTCGGCGGGGGAACGCTGCTGCCGGTGCACTGGGGCACGTTCAACCTCGCCCTGCACGCCTGGGACGAGCCGGCGGAGACACTGCTGCGGCTGGGGACGGAGCGGGGCGCGCGGCTGGTGATGCCCCGCGCGGGGGCCCCGGTGGAACCCTCGCGGGTGGAGGGGGTGGAGCCCTGGTGGCGTGCCGTGGGTTCCGGCGCGCCCGAGCCCCTCGAGCCCCTGGAGGCTCAGGCGACGGTGAGGATCTCCGCGCCCTGA
- a CDS encoding LLM class flavin-dependent oxidoreductase, which translates to MNGGTPRGNGPALRLSVLDQSPIPEGSTGAEALRNTLDLARHTDALGYHRYWVAEHHGGTMLACASPEALIGPIALETSHLRVGSGGVMLPHYSPFKVAETFSMLSGLAPGRIDLGLGRAPGSDRITALALQRDRRYHMPDDFPSQLAELLGYLAGELPGDHAFARLTTLPGLPEVPEPWLLGSSPQSGIWAAEAGLPYAFADFIQPVGVPIAARYREEFTPSRWLDAPRVLVAVWALCAATDAEAERLASSIKMAGAMLVRGQPIPVPPVDTALRFLSNLGGMSALPFRERRLIVGSPARVKESIEAVAREYGADEVMIVTITHEHAARRRSYELIADAFALPRPLPTRG; encoded by the coding sequence ATGAACGGTGGAACACCCCGTGGGAACGGCCCGGCGCTGCGCCTGAGCGTGTTGGATCAATCCCCCATCCCCGAGGGCTCGACGGGGGCCGAGGCCCTGAGGAACACGCTGGACCTCGCCCGGCACACGGACGCGCTCGGCTATCACCGCTACTGGGTGGCGGAGCACCACGGGGGCACCATGCTCGCCTGCGCGAGCCCCGAGGCGCTCATCGGCCCCATCGCCCTGGAGACCTCGCACCTGCGCGTGGGCAGCGGCGGCGTGATGCTGCCCCACTACAGCCCGTTCAAGGTCGCCGAGACCTTCAGCATGCTCAGTGGCCTCGCTCCGGGCCGTATCGATCTCGGACTCGGCCGCGCGCCGGGCTCGGATCGCATCACCGCGCTCGCGCTCCAGCGAGACCGCCGCTACCACATGCCCGACGACTTCCCCTCCCAGCTCGCGGAGCTGTTGGGCTACCTCGCGGGAGAGCTGCCCGGGGACCATGCCTTCGCGCGGCTCACCACGCTGCCCGGCCTGCCCGAGGTGCCCGAGCCCTGGCTGTTGGGCTCCTCGCCGCAGAGTGGCATCTGGGCGGCCGAGGCGGGCCTGCCCTACGCCTTCGCCGACTTCATCCAACCGGTGGGCGTGCCCATCGCCGCGCGCTACCGCGAGGAATTCACCCCCTCGCGCTGGCTCGACGCGCCGCGCGTCCTGGTCGCCGTCTGGGCCCTGTGCGCCGCCACCGACGCGGAGGCCGAGCGGCTCGCCTCCAGCATCAAGATGGCGGGGGCCATGCTCGTGCGGGGCCAGCCCATCCCCGTGCCCCCGGTCGACACCGCGCTGCGCTTCCTGAGCAACCTGGGCGGCATGTCGGCACTGCCCTTCCGGGAGCGGCGGTTGATCGTCGGCTCGCCCGCGCGGGTGAAAGAATCCATCGAGGCGGTGGCGCGGGAGTATGGGGCCGATGAGGTGATGATCGTCACCATCACGCACGAGCACGCGGCGCGCCGCCGCTCCTACGAGCTCATCGCCGACGCCTTCGCCCTGCCCCGGCCCCTACCCACCAGGGGCTGA
- a CDS encoding aldo/keto reductase — MEKRKLGSLEVSVVGLGCNNFGWRLDAQGTATVVDAALDAGIDFFDTATLYGEGKSEEFLGRALGKRRSQVIIASKFGHPGEGPGKGGRPAYLQQAIETSLRRLGTDYIDLYQLHMPDPETPIADTLGTLDTLVRAGKVREIGCSNFSAAQLREAAQAVRPGAARFVSVQNEYSLLHREPEAEVLPESERGQLAFLPYFPLASGLLTGKYRPGQAPPEGSRLSGGGLANRFLTEANIARAEELRRHAESRGHTLLELAFSWLLARRPVASVIAGATSAEQVRANVAAAGWRLDAADLAKVDALTGSASR, encoded by the coding sequence ATGGAGAAGCGGAAGCTGGGATCTCTCGAGGTGTCGGTAGTCGGCCTGGGCTGTAACAACTTCGGATGGCGCCTGGACGCCCAGGGCACCGCCACCGTGGTGGACGCCGCGCTCGACGCGGGCATCGACTTCTTCGACACCGCCACCCTCTACGGCGAGGGGAAGAGCGAGGAGTTCCTCGGCCGCGCGCTCGGCAAGCGCCGGAGCCAGGTCATCATCGCCAGCAAGTTCGGCCACCCCGGCGAGGGCCCCGGCAAGGGAGGCAGGCCCGCCTATCTCCAGCAGGCCATCGAGACGAGCCTGCGCCGCCTGGGCACGGACTACATCGATCTCTATCAGCTCCACATGCCGGATCCCGAGACACCCATCGCGGACACCCTGGGCACCCTCGACACACTCGTGCGCGCGGGGAAGGTGCGGGAGATTGGCTGCTCGAACTTCTCGGCGGCCCAGTTGCGCGAGGCCGCCCAGGCCGTGCGTCCCGGCGCGGCGCGCTTCGTGAGCGTGCAGAACGAATACAGCCTCCTGCACCGCGAGCCCGAGGCCGAGGTGCTCCCGGAGTCCGAGCGCGGCCAGCTCGCGTTCCTCCCCTACTTCCCGCTGGCCAGTGGACTGCTCACCGGCAAGTACCGCCCGGGACAGGCCCCTCCCGAGGGCAGTCGCCTGAGTGGAGGCGGGCTGGCGAATCGATTCCTCACCGAGGCCAACATCGCCCGCGCCGAGGAGCTGCGCCGCCATGCGGAGTCACGTGGACACACGCTGTTGGAACTCGCCTTCTCGTGGCTGCTCGCGCGGCGGCCCGTCGCCTCGGTGATTGCGGGGGCGACCTCGGCCGAACAGGTGCGCGCCAACGTGGCCGCGGCCGGCTGGCGGCTCGACGCGGCGGACCTCGCGAAGGTGGACGCCCTCACCGGGAGCGCCTCCCGATGA